CCACCGACGTACGATTGAAGAAGGAGAAAAGAAATACTACGGCATCTTCGAGAAGGCGCAGGATCTGATTATACTGGCCGATTGTGACCGGCATATCATTGACGCCAATCCCGCTGCACTTCGTATACTGGCCTATGACAGGGAAGCAATACTAAAATTGCATCTCCGCGATCTCTTTGCCTCTGCAGAACAGGGCGAGCATTTTCTGGCTGATATCAGCAACACTGCCAATGCCCACTCACGGGAATACGAATTCAAAACATCCGATAACCATAAGCGGACGGTATTAATCAATGCAGTGACGCTGGATGAAGTGGCGCAGATATTCCTTTGTGTGATCCAGGACATCACCGATAAAAAACGGGAGGAGCAGGAAAAGCAACACCAGGAAAAATTCGTCATCACAGGGCGTATTGCCAGGGTGGTAGCACACGAAGTAAGAAACCCGCTTACCAATATATTGCTGGCGGTCAGCCAGTTTAAGGAAGAAGGCACCGACAATGATGAGGTAACACTTTATACAGATATCATCGAAAGAAACTGCACCCGCATCAATCAGCTTATCACAGAGCTGTTGCACAGCACTCGTATGATAGAGCTGCATATAGAACCTGTGGGCATCAATGCGGTTACTGAGAAAGCGTTACAGCTGGCGGAAGACAGGTTGAAACTGAATGAAATCAGCGTAGAGAAAACGTTGGTATCTCCCGACATTACTATCCAGGCAGATGAAGAAAAACTCGTCATCGCTCTCCTCAACATCATTATCAACGCCATAGAAGCCATGGTACCCGGCAAAGGCGTTCTAACCATTACGACTATACGGAATCAGGAAAGAGTAAAGC
The genomic region above belongs to Chitinophaga sp. 180180018-3 and contains:
- a CDS encoding ATP-binding protein, with product MSDRPIHILMIDDDEDDFFLVTELLHDISPGQYVLEWAPTYQKGLEAIERRAHDVFLVDYRLGPHTGIDILHRIQQMPEQLPVIMLTGKGDYNIDREAMLAGAYDYLVKGEITADLLERSIRYALDEYHHRRTIEEGEKKYYGIFEKAQDLIILADCDRHIIDANPAALRILAYDREAILKLHLRDLFASAEQGEHFLADISNTANAHSREYEFKTSDNHKRTVLINAVTLDEVAQIFLCVIQDITDKKREEQEKQHQEKFVITGRIARVVAHEVRNPLTNILLAVSQFKEEGTDNDEVTLYTDIIERNCTRINQLITELLHSTRMIELHIEPVGINAVTEKALQLAEDRLKLNEISVEKTLVSPDITIQADEEKLVIALLNIIINAIEAMVPGKGVLTITTIRNQERVKLLIGDNGHGIPEDKLARLFDPFYTSKSRGTGLGLTSTQNILLNHKGTIHVDSEAGKGTVFTIAFSL